A genomic window from Micromonospora ferruginea includes:
- a CDS encoding S8 family peptidase: MSRHGALRRSALVGIALTSATSILCATTAGPALAAPDGPKRAPVRGADTGQAVPGRYIVVLKDGKASPAKTKSAASALAGEHGGSVRRVFGKALHGYSASMDRRQAERLAADPDVAYVQQVQRYRATDTQTAPPWGLDRLDQLKTKTDGKYTYSSTGAGVTAYVIDTGIDIDHQDFGGRAVNGYDAVEQDDVAQDCDGHGTHVAGTLGGTKYGVAKDVKLVAVRVLDCAGSGDSETVIAGVDWVTTHASGPSVANMSLGDDKTDQALNDAINRSINSGITYAVAAGNSWKDACGSSPANVPAAITVGATDRLDMRTWFSNYGRCLDTFAPGAGIVSAKAGTASGSTAMSGTSMASPHVAGAAALLLETHPTWTPQQVRDSVVTTGVGGAVHDTMGSLDRLLHVGNPVTARGSYALKAQVNGRYVVAESAGAKPLIARGTSIGAWEKYDLVDAGAGLFGLRARVTNKFVTAESAGAKPLIARSATIGAWEKFQVVDNTDGSISLKAAVNGKYVTAPSTTSPLIASKTAIGTAEKFDFDAPAPIVGIKAVANGKFVTAESGGAKPLIARSASVGAWEKYEVVSVGDGFFGLKALINSKYVTAESAGAKPLIARSATIGAWEVFDVLDYNADGSVYLRANANGKAVTAGSTGASQLIAGRVIDWDSETLGLAAGEKFVLAAL, translated from the coding sequence GTGTCACGCCACGGCGCGTTGCGCCGCTCCGCGTTGGTGGGGATCGCCCTCACCTCCGCCACCTCAATCCTCTGCGCCACCACCGCCGGCCCGGCGCTGGCCGCCCCGGACGGCCCGAAGCGCGCCCCGGTACGCGGCGCCGACACGGGCCAGGCGGTGCCCGGCCGCTACATCGTCGTCCTGAAGGACGGCAAGGCCAGCCCGGCCAAGACGAAGTCCGCCGCGTCGGCCCTCGCCGGTGAGCACGGCGGTTCCGTCCGCCGGGTGTTCGGCAAGGCGCTGCACGGCTACTCGGCCAGCATGGACCGCCGGCAGGCCGAGCGCCTGGCCGCGGACCCCGACGTCGCGTACGTCCAGCAGGTCCAGCGCTACCGGGCCACCGACACCCAGACCGCCCCGCCGTGGGGCCTGGACCGGCTCGACCAGCTCAAGACCAAGACGGACGGCAAGTACACCTACTCGTCGACCGGCGCCGGGGTGACCGCGTACGTCATCGACACCGGCATCGACATCGACCACCAGGACTTCGGCGGGCGGGCCGTGAACGGCTACGACGCGGTCGAGCAGGACGACGTCGCGCAGGACTGCGACGGGCACGGCACGCACGTGGCCGGCACCCTCGGCGGCACGAAGTACGGCGTGGCCAAGGACGTCAAGCTGGTCGCGGTCCGGGTGCTCGACTGCGCCGGCAGCGGCGACAGCGAAACCGTGATCGCTGGCGTCGACTGGGTGACCACGCACGCCAGCGGGCCTTCCGTGGCCAACATGAGCCTCGGCGACGACAAGACCGACCAGGCGCTCAACGACGCGATCAACCGGTCCATCAACTCCGGCATCACCTACGCGGTCGCGGCCGGTAACAGTTGGAAGGACGCCTGCGGCTCCTCGCCGGCGAACGTGCCGGCCGCCATCACGGTCGGCGCCACCGACCGGCTGGACATGCGGACCTGGTTCTCCAACTACGGCCGCTGCCTGGACACGTTCGCGCCCGGCGCGGGCATCGTCTCGGCGAAGGCCGGCACCGCCTCCGGCTCGACGGCGATGAGCGGCACCTCGATGGCCTCCCCGCACGTGGCGGGCGCCGCCGCGCTGCTGCTGGAGACGCACCCGACCTGGACGCCGCAGCAGGTGCGCGACTCCGTCGTCACGACCGGCGTCGGCGGCGCCGTGCACGACACCATGGGCTCGCTGGACCGGCTGCTGCACGTCGGCAACCCGGTGACGGCCCGCGGCTCGTACGCCCTCAAGGCCCAGGTCAACGGCCGTTACGTGGTCGCGGAGAGCGCTGGCGCGAAGCCGCTGATCGCGCGCGGCACGTCCATCGGCGCGTGGGAGAAGTACGACCTGGTCGACGCCGGCGCGGGCCTGTTCGGTCTGCGTGCCCGGGTCACCAACAAGTTCGTCACGGCGGAGAGCGCCGGCGCGAAGCCGCTGATCGCCCGCTCGGCCACCATCGGCGCCTGGGAGAAGTTCCAGGTCGTCGACAACACCGACGGCTCGATCAGCCTCAAGGCGGCGGTCAACGGCAAGTACGTCACCGCGCCGAGCACCACCTCCCCGCTGATCGCCAGCAAGACCGCGATCGGCACCGCCGAGAAGTTCGACTTCGACGCCCCGGCCCCGATCGTCGGCATCAAGGCGGTCGCCAACGGCAAGTTCGTGACCGCGGAGAGCGGCGGTGCGAAGCCGCTGATCGCCCGCTCGGCCAGCGTGGGCGCCTGGGAGAAGTACGAGGTCGTCAGCGTGGGTGACGGCTTCTTCGGCCTGAAGGCGCTGATCAACAGCAAGTACGTGACGGCGGAGAGCGCCGGTGCGAAGCCGCTGATCGCCCGCTCGGCCACCATCGGCGCCTGGGAGGTCTTCGACGTCCTCGACTACAACGCCGACGGCTCCGTCTACCTGCGGGCCAACGCCAACGGCAAGGCGGTCACCGCGGGCAGCACCGGCGCCAGCCAGCTCATCGCCGGCCGCGTCATCGACTGGGACAGCGAGACCCTCGGCCTCGCCGCCGGCGAGAAGTTCGTCCTCGCCGCGCTCTGA
- a CDS encoding protein kinase family protein, protein MPSNTGPSIDTITEGGRVTQVGEGQEAEETSPAVVTLGAPTVGELLAERYELAEHINNDSAGRLVWRGVDVVLRRPVAVVLRYPGGDSATEMLQAAVAASRVIHPNLVGVYDAIDEDDRAYVVREWVDGQSLREMVTADGPLDPARATAIGNAVASALAAVHATGMVHGNIHPGTVMISDDGRVVVADARTDGADSQENDLRAVGGVLYYALTGHWPHGEAPLHGATAGHGRAALPDAVRDSAGGIAAPRQVRAGVPAYLDDLTMDLLDPEIAPPSSDVLSAELSRLDIPADEQFLEQAGPLRFTADPGEEPSPLAAAGGRKVALGVAGLLAVALVGLFIGINVLGGGDGGDKEPVSQPSSSAPATGGGSAEPAAPVARKLTIQDVRIIDPKSKDRAEVRDAEKVMDGSDDDGWETQTYKNNGKFGGLKDGMGIWIDLGAPHTVKSLQATLSSGGAAAELRTGATGDFPSTSKGDGQLVAAYPTVIGQPFESSDSGTNMIFNGFDPAKKYQYLLFWITELPEKDSGGWKLGVQEITVQGS, encoded by the coding sequence ATGCCCAGCAACACGGGTCCATCGATCGACACGATCACCGAGGGAGGACGGGTGACCCAGGTCGGCGAGGGTCAGGAAGCGGAGGAAACCTCTCCGGCGGTCGTGACCCTCGGTGCTCCCACCGTCGGTGAGCTCCTCGCCGAGCGCTACGAGCTGGCCGAGCACATCAACAACGACAGCGCCGGCCGCCTGGTCTGGCGCGGTGTCGACGTGGTGCTGCGCCGGCCCGTCGCGGTGGTCCTCCGCTATCCGGGTGGCGACTCCGCCACCGAGATGCTCCAGGCCGCGGTCGCCGCCAGCCGGGTCATCCACCCCAACCTGGTCGGCGTCTACGACGCCATCGACGAGGACGACCGGGCCTACGTGGTCCGCGAGTGGGTGGACGGGCAGTCGCTGCGCGAGATGGTGACCGCCGACGGCCCGCTGGACCCGGCCCGCGCCACCGCGATCGGCAACGCCGTCGCCAGCGCCCTGGCCGCGGTGCACGCCACCGGCATGGTGCACGGCAACATCCACCCCGGCACCGTGATGATCAGCGACGACGGCCGGGTGGTGGTGGCCGATGCGCGTACCGACGGGGCGGACAGCCAGGAGAACGACCTGCGGGCCGTCGGCGGCGTCCTCTACTACGCCCTCACCGGGCACTGGCCGCACGGCGAGGCCCCGCTGCACGGCGCCACCGCCGGGCACGGCCGGGCCGCGCTGCCCGACGCCGTCCGGGACTCGGCCGGCGGCATCGCCGCACCCCGCCAGGTCCGCGCCGGGGTGCCGGCCTACCTCGACGACCTCACCATGGACCTGCTCGACCCGGAGATCGCCCCGCCCTCGTCGGACGTGCTGTCCGCCGAGCTGAGCCGGCTCGACATCCCGGCCGACGAGCAGTTCCTGGAGCAGGCCGGGCCGCTGCGCTTCACCGCCGACCCCGGCGAGGAGCCGTCGCCGCTGGCCGCGGCCGGCGGTCGCAAGGTCGCGCTGGGCGTCGCCGGTCTGCTGGCGGTGGCCCTGGTCGGGCTGTTCATCGGGATCAACGTGCTCGGTGGCGGTGACGGCGGTGACAAGGAGCCGGTGTCCCAGCCCTCCAGCAGCGCCCCCGCCACGGGTGGCGGCAGCGCCGAGCCGGCCGCGCCGGTGGCCCGCAAGCTCACCATCCAGGACGTCCGGATCATCGATCCGAAGAGCAAGGACCGCGCCGAGGTACGTGACGCCGAAAAGGTCATGGACGGCAGCGACGACGACGGCTGGGAGACCCAGACCTACAAGAACAACGGCAAGTTCGGCGGCCTCAAGGACGGCATGGGCATCTGGATCGACCTGGGCGCCCCGCACACGGTCAAGTCCCTGCAGGCCACGCTGTCGTCCGGTGGGGCCGCCGCCGAGCTGCGCACCGGCGCCACCGGCGACTTCCCGTCCACCTCCAAGGGCGACGGGCAGCTCGTCGCGGCCTACCCCACGGTGATCGGGCAGCCGTTCGAGAGCAGCGACTCCGGCACCAACATGATCTTCAACGGGTTCGACCCGGCCAAGAAGTACCAGTACCTCCTCTTCTGGATCACCGAGCTGCCGGAGAAGGACAGCGGCGGCTGGAAGCTGGGGGTCCAGGAGATCACGGTCCAGGGCTCGTGA
- the murJ gene encoding murein biosynthesis integral membrane protein MurJ, which yields MSGGGLYRSANAHDGGLPPDDGATFISAEPLNQPGVEAVAPPQEVVGETSAAANSAVMAIGSLVSRGTGFIRNLMIGAALGGALVGDAYTTAIFLPNQVYEFLLGGVLTSVLIPVLVRRRKSDPDRGEAYSQRLLTLAVLALAVTVAIALIAAPVLTAIYAGGKDEDYRGLVTGLSYLMLPMLFFTGVSALIAAVLNTRGHFAAPMWAPILNNLVVIAVCGVYIGVFGANIIQPGEMSGGRILLIGGGTLLGVAVQTAGLLPALRKVDFRWKWRFDFRALGLAELARLGGWMFCYVGVNQLGLFVVVNLLTRAAGGNNAGLLIYNNVFLLLMMAHGIIAVSIITALMPRMSAAAAEGRFGDVTADLSRGTRMVSAVLAPIAVCYAVLAGPISVVVFRYGAFTGDNAVATSTVLLVAALGLVPFAVSQLFTFAFYALPDTRTPALVNIPVVILRVLLQVGLFLIFSNTFAAAGMMLGNALSYLAAAIISAMLLRPRVGRIGLGRIMKTFGRVVVAALGAALVGVLVVAVLPGDPEGLSRPAAAIQLVIGGAVIGGTYLGLAMLLRISEITEVVGMVRRRLGR from the coding sequence ATGAGCGGCGGCGGGCTCTACCGCAGCGCGAACGCGCACGACGGCGGCCTGCCGCCGGACGACGGCGCCACCTTCATCTCGGCGGAGCCGCTGAACCAGCCCGGCGTCGAGGCGGTCGCCCCGCCGCAGGAGGTGGTCGGCGAGACCAGCGCCGCGGCGAACAGCGCGGTGATGGCGATCGGCAGCCTGGTCAGCCGGGGCACCGGCTTCATCCGCAACCTGATGATCGGCGCCGCGCTCGGTGGCGCGCTGGTCGGCGACGCGTACACCACCGCGATCTTCCTGCCGAACCAGGTGTACGAGTTCCTGCTCGGCGGCGTGCTGACCAGCGTGCTGATCCCGGTGCTGGTCCGGCGGCGCAAGTCCGACCCGGACCGGGGCGAGGCGTACTCGCAGCGGCTGCTCACGCTGGCCGTGCTGGCGCTGGCCGTCACCGTGGCGATCGCCCTGATCGCCGCGCCGGTGCTGACCGCCATCTACGCGGGCGGCAAGGACGAGGACTACCGCGGCCTGGTCACCGGCCTGTCGTACCTGATGCTGCCGATGCTGTTCTTCACCGGGGTGAGCGCGCTGATCGCCGCGGTGCTGAACACCCGCGGCCACTTCGCCGCGCCGATGTGGGCGCCGATCCTGAACAACCTGGTGGTCATCGCCGTCTGCGGGGTCTACATCGGGGTCTTCGGCGCGAACATCATCCAGCCCGGCGAGATGAGCGGGGGGCGGATCCTGCTGATCGGTGGCGGCACGCTGCTCGGTGTCGCGGTCCAGACCGCCGGCCTGCTGCCCGCGCTGCGCAAGGTCGACTTCCGGTGGAAGTGGCGCTTCGACTTCCGCGCGCTCGGCCTGGCCGAGCTGGCCCGGCTCGGCGGCTGGATGTTCTGCTACGTCGGGGTCAACCAGCTCGGCCTGTTCGTGGTGGTCAACCTGCTCACCCGCGCGGCCGGCGGCAACAACGCCGGCCTGCTGATCTACAACAACGTCTTCCTGCTGCTGATGATGGCGCACGGCATCATCGCGGTCTCGATCATCACCGCGCTGATGCCCCGGATGAGCGCCGCCGCCGCGGAGGGCCGGTTCGGCGACGTCACCGCCGACCTGTCCCGCGGCACCCGGATGGTCAGCGCGGTGCTGGCCCCGATCGCGGTCTGCTACGCGGTGCTCGCCGGCCCGATCTCCGTGGTGGTGTTCCGCTACGGCGCGTTCACCGGCGACAACGCGGTGGCCACCTCGACGGTGCTGCTGGTCGCGGCGCTCGGCCTGGTGCCGTTCGCGGTCAGCCAGCTCTTCACGTTCGCGTTCTACGCGCTGCCGGACACCCGTACCCCTGCCCTGGTCAACATCCCGGTGGTGATCCTTCGGGTGCTGCTCCAGGTGGGGCTGTTCCTGATCTTCTCGAACACGTTCGCGGCGGCCGGCATGATGCTCGGCAACGCCCTGTCGTACCTGGCCGCCGCGATCATCTCGGCCATGCTGCTGCGGCCCCGGGTGGGGCGGATCGGGCTGGGCCGGATCATGAAGACCTTCGGCCGGGTGGTGGTGGCCGCGCTCGGCGCCGCGCTGGTCGGCGTGCTCGTGGTCGCGGTACTCCCCGGCGATCCGGAGGGCCTGAGCCGGCCGGCCGCCGCGATCCAGTTGGTGATCGGCGGCGCGGTGATCGGCGGGACGTACCTCGGGCTGGCCATGCTGCTGCGGATCAGCGAGATCACCGAGGTGGTCGGGATGGTGCGGCGGCGGCTCGGGCGCTGA
- a CDS encoding CCA tRNA nucleotidyltransferase — MSEASASASAAERHELTAAQRNAVAELLRVSPVADELGRRFARAGHELHLVGGSVRDALLGRLGNDLDFCTDAHPDETVKVIRGWAESIWETGREFGTIACQRDGLTLEITTFRAEVYDQVSRNPVVQYGTSLTEDLKRRDFTVNAMAVSLPDHRFTDPYGGLADLTAKVIRTPGTPQESFRDDPLRMLRAARFAAQLRFAVHPDVRAAMTRMASDLDRITAERIRDEFTKLLCGVDPVTGLRLLVDTGLAERFLPELTGLKLTIDEHAQHKDVYEHTLTVVLNAMSMEEEGCDFVLRMAALMHDIGKPGTKAVGADGRVSFHHHEVVGARLTKARMKAMRYPKDVTSQVVKLVGLHLRFYGYGRGEWTDSAVRRYVTDAGDLLSRLHKLTRSDCTTRNRRKAAQLAADYDALEERIARIAAEEDLARVRPDLDGNAIMELLGVPPGPVVGRAWQHLKELRLERGPLDRDEAEAELLRWARAEGIVG; from the coding sequence ATGTCCGAAGCCTCCGCCTCCGCTTCCGCCGCCGAACGCCACGAGCTGACCGCCGCGCAGCGCAACGCCGTCGCCGAACTGCTCCGCGTGTCCCCGGTCGCGGACGAGCTGGGTCGGCGTTTTGCCCGAGCCGGTCACGAACTGCACCTGGTGGGGGGGTCCGTCCGGGACGCGCTGCTCGGCCGGCTCGGCAACGACCTCGACTTCTGCACCGACGCCCACCCGGACGAGACCGTCAAGGTCATCCGGGGCTGGGCCGAGTCGATCTGGGAGACCGGCCGCGAGTTCGGCACCATCGCCTGCCAGCGCGACGGGCTCACGCTGGAGATCACCACCTTCCGGGCGGAGGTCTACGACCAGGTCAGCCGCAACCCGGTGGTGCAGTACGGCACCAGCCTGACCGAGGACCTGAAGCGCCGCGACTTCACCGTGAACGCGATGGCGGTGAGTCTCCCCGACCACCGGTTCACCGACCCGTACGGCGGCCTGGCCGACCTCACCGCCAAGGTCATCCGTACCCCTGGGACGCCGCAGGAGTCGTTCCGCGACGACCCGCTGCGGATGCTGCGGGCGGCCCGGTTCGCCGCCCAGCTCCGCTTCGCCGTCCACCCCGACGTCCGCGCGGCGATGACCCGGATGGCGTCCGACCTCGACCGGATCACCGCCGAGCGGATCCGGGACGAGTTCACCAAGCTGCTGTGCGGCGTCGACCCGGTGACCGGGCTGCGCCTGCTGGTCGACACCGGCCTGGCCGAGCGCTTCCTGCCGGAGCTGACCGGGCTCAAGCTCACCATCGACGAGCACGCCCAGCACAAGGACGTCTACGAGCACACCCTCACCGTGGTCCTCAACGCGATGTCGATGGAGGAGGAGGGCTGCGACTTCGTGCTGCGGATGGCCGCGCTGATGCACGACATCGGCAAGCCCGGCACCAAGGCGGTCGGCGCGGACGGCCGGGTCAGCTTCCACCACCACGAGGTGGTCGGGGCGCGGCTGACCAAGGCCCGGATGAAGGCGATGCGCTATCCCAAGGACGTCACCTCCCAGGTGGTCAAGCTGGTCGGGCTGCACCTGCGCTTCTACGGGTACGGCCGGGGCGAGTGGACCGACTCGGCGGTGCGCCGGTACGTCACCGACGCCGGCGACCTGCTGTCCCGGCTGCACAAGCTGACCCGTTCCGACTGCACCACCCGCAACCGTCGGAAGGCGGCCCAGCTCGCGGCCGACTACGACGCCCTGGAGGAGCGGATCGCCCGGATCGCCGCCGAGGAGGACCTGGCCCGGGTCCGGCCCGACCTGGACGGCAACGCGATCATGGAGTTGCTCGGCGTGCCGCCGGGGCCGGTGGTCGGCCGTGCCTGGCAGCACCTCAAGGAGCTGCGCCTGGAGCGCGGGCCGCTGGACCGCGACGAGGCCGAGGCGGAGCTGCTGCGCTGGGCGCGCGCCGAGGGCATCGTCGGCTGA
- the trxB gene encoding thioredoxin-disulfide reductase yields the protein MDEVRNLIIIGSGPAGYTAAVYAARANLKPLVIEGVQSGGALMTTTEVENFPGFADGILGPELMDNMRKQAERFGAEFLTDDVTRVELKDTGEIGSDAVSTVWVGETAYRARAVILSTGSAWRPLGVPGEQEYLGHGVSSCATCDGFFFRNQHIVVVGGGDSAMEEASFLTRFAESVTIIHRRDSFRASKIMAERALGNEKIKVEWNTTVEEILGDDGKVSGVRVRNVHTGESRVLDVTGVFVAIGHDPRSELFRGQVELDDEGYVKVQAPSTRTDVPGVFAAGDVVDHTYRQAITAAGTGCAAALDAERFIATLQG from the coding sequence GTGGACGAGGTCCGCAACCTGATCATCATCGGCTCCGGGCCGGCCGGTTACACCGCGGCGGTCTACGCGGCACGCGCCAACCTCAAGCCGTTGGTGATCGAGGGCGTGCAGTCCGGTGGCGCGCTGATGACCACCACCGAGGTGGAGAACTTCCCCGGCTTCGCCGACGGCATCCTCGGCCCCGAGCTGATGGACAACATGCGCAAGCAGGCCGAGCGGTTCGGCGCCGAGTTCCTCACCGACGACGTGACCCGGGTCGAGCTGAAGGACACCGGCGAGATCGGCTCCGACGCGGTGAGCACGGTCTGGGTGGGCGAGACCGCCTACCGGGCCCGCGCCGTGATCCTCTCCACCGGTTCGGCCTGGCGGCCACTCGGCGTGCCGGGCGAGCAGGAATACCTGGGCCACGGCGTGTCGTCCTGCGCCACCTGTGACGGCTTCTTCTTCCGCAACCAGCACATCGTGGTGGTCGGCGGCGGTGACTCGGCGATGGAGGAGGCGAGCTTCCTCACCCGCTTCGCCGAGTCGGTGACCATCATCCACCGCCGCGACTCGTTCCGGGCCAGCAAGATCATGGCGGAGCGGGCGCTCGGCAACGAGAAGATCAAGGTCGAGTGGAACACCACCGTCGAGGAGATTCTCGGCGACGACGGCAAGGTCAGCGGGGTCCGGGTGCGCAACGTGCACACCGGCGAGAGCAGGGTGCTCGACGTCACCGGCGTCTTCGTGGCGATCGGCCACGACCCACGCAGCGAGCTGTTCCGCGGCCAGGTGGAGCTCGACGACGAGGGCTACGTGAAGGTGCAGGCGCCCAGCACCCGCACCGACGTGCCCGGCGTGTTCGCCGCCGGCGACGTGGTCGACCACACCTACCGGCAGGCCATCACGGCGGCCGGCACCGGGTGCGCGGCCGCGCTCGACGCCGAGCGGTTCATCGCCACCCTGCAGGGCTGA
- the sigM gene encoding RNA polymerase sigma factor SigM, whose translation MAGPGARTSGPATGDGPAARSDLELLRAHVAGDRDAFTELFQRHRDRLWAVALRTIGDREEAADALQDAMLSAHRAAARFRGDSAVTTWLHRIVVNACLDRMRRRQTHATVPLPDGVHGDGDPGRHTGGVEPAAPVRDHDTALVVRQALAALPAEQRAALVLVDVQGYPVAEVARILDVAEGTVKSRCARGRARLAVVLGHLRTGSDEPVDVPRVTAGNRRPPEGVGSSSGRARPDASQEES comes from the coding sequence ATGGCGGGTCCCGGCGCGCGTACCTCCGGCCCGGCGACCGGCGACGGGCCGGCGGCCCGGTCCGACCTGGAGCTGCTCCGGGCCCACGTCGCCGGCGACCGGGACGCATTCACCGAGCTGTTCCAGCGGCACCGCGACCGGCTCTGGGCGGTGGCCCTGCGGACGATCGGCGACCGCGAGGAGGCCGCCGACGCACTCCAGGACGCGATGCTGTCGGCGCACCGCGCCGCAGCCCGCTTCCGCGGCGACTCGGCGGTCACCACCTGGCTGCACCGGATCGTGGTCAACGCGTGCCTGGACCGGATGCGGCGACGGCAGACCCACGCCACCGTCCCGCTGCCGGACGGAGTGCACGGCGACGGGGACCCCGGCCGGCACACCGGCGGGGTGGAACCGGCCGCGCCCGTGCGCGACCACGACACCGCGCTGGTGGTCCGGCAGGCGCTCGCCGCCCTGCCGGCGGAGCAACGGGCGGCGCTGGTCCTGGTGGACGTGCAGGGCTACCCGGTGGCCGAGGTGGCGCGGATCCTCGATGTCGCCGAGGGGACGGTCAAGAGCCGCTGCGCCCGCGGCCGGGCCCGGCTCGCCGTGGTCCTCGGGCACCTGCGCACCGGCTCCGACGAGCCGGTGGACGTGCCCCGCGTCACGGCAGGGAACCGTCGGCCGCCCGAGGGCGTCGGATCCTCGTCGGGACGCGCCCGACCGGACGCCAGCCAGGAGGAGTCGTGA